In a genomic window of Nostoc sp. UHCC 0870:
- a CDS encoding cation:proton antiporter gives MTAITIAWIALPFFLGFLIFLVPKLNRHLTLWGSIASAAYALQLFVEPTPLTLKLLDNFGVTLEVDQLSGYFILTNAIVTAAVIIYCWRSDKKAFFYAQMIIVHGSLNAAFVCADFISLYVALEVSGIAAFLLIAYPRSDRSIWVGLRYLFVSNTAMLFYLVGAVLVYQTHHSFAYAGLKDSPPEAIALIFLGLLGKAGIFVSGLWLPLTHSESDTPVSALLSGVVVKASVLPLLRCAAISPEIDTIVRIFGVGTALMGVSFAVLEKDSKRMLAMSTISQLGWILAAPEVGGFYTLTHGLVKSSLFLTAGALPSRNFKELQQKPIDTKIWIILVIASLSISGLPLLCGFGAKVLTMKNLLPWQAIAMNVAAVGTAITFAKFIFLPHTQQGEQLVKPGFWPAVALLITGLVAANVIYLQAYNIADITKAIAIIGGGWLAYTFIFQRVAVSLPRVLEQFDHLIGMMSLILILLFWMALA, from the coding sequence ATGACTGCCATTACGATCGCCTGGATTGCACTACCATTTTTTCTGGGGTTCTTGATTTTTCTAGTCCCCAAACTCAACCGCCATTTGACACTGTGGGGGTCTATTGCTTCCGCCGCCTATGCGTTGCAGTTGTTTGTCGAGCCAACACCCCTCACACTGAAGTTACTCGATAATTTTGGTGTGACGTTGGAAGTAGATCAATTAAGCGGCTACTTTATCTTAACCAATGCCATAGTGACGGCTGCGGTAATTATCTACTGTTGGCGCAGTGATAAGAAGGCTTTTTTTTATGCCCAGATGATTATTGTGCATGGTAGCCTGAATGCAGCCTTTGTCTGTGCGGACTTTATTAGTTTATACGTAGCCTTAGAGGTAAGCGGGATTGCAGCTTTTCTGTTAATTGCTTATCCCCGCAGCGATCGCTCAATTTGGGTGGGTTTACGTTATCTGTTTGTCAGCAACACAGCCATGCTGTTTTATCTGGTAGGCGCGGTACTGGTTTATCAAACACATCATTCTTTTGCTTATGCAGGTTTAAAAGACTCACCACCAGAAGCGATCGCCCTCATATTTTTAGGACTATTGGGGAAAGCTGGGATATTTGTCTCAGGATTGTGGCTACCCTTAACTCACTCTGAATCCGACACCCCAGTATCAGCTTTACTGTCGGGAGTTGTCGTCAAAGCCAGCGTTTTACCATTATTGCGCTGCGCTGCTATTTCCCCAGAAATTGATACCATAGTCAGAATTTTCGGTGTAGGGACGGCTTTGATGGGAGTATCCTTTGCCGTCTTAGAAAAGGATAGCAAGCGGATGCTAGCAATGAGTACGATATCGCAATTGGGCTGGATACTCGCCGCACCAGAAGTAGGTGGTTTTTATACATTAACCCACGGACTGGTTAAATCCTCACTTTTCCTAACAGCAGGTGCTTTACCCAGTCGCAACTTTAAGGAACTGCAACAAAAGCCAATCGATACCAAAATCTGGATCATCTTAGTCATAGCCAGCCTCTCCATTTCCGGCTTGCCCTTATTATGTGGCTTTGGGGCGAAGGTGTTAACCATGAAGAATCTGCTACCCTGGCAAGCGATCGCCATGAATGTAGCAGCAGTAGGAACAGCCATCACCTTTGCCAAATTCATCTTCCTACCCCATACCCAACAGGGGGAACAACTGGTAAAACCTGGTTTTTGGCCAGCAGTGGCATTGTTGATTACTGGGCTAGTTGCAGCTAATGTCATCTACCTACAGGCATATAACATTGCTGACATTACCAAAGCGATCGCCATCATTGGCGGAGGCTGGTTAGCTTATACTTTCATTTTTCAACGGGTAGCAGTATCTCTACCTCGTGTACTTGAGCAATTCGACCATCTCATTGGCATGATGAGTCTGATTTTAATCCTACTGTTTTGGATGGCGTTAGCATGA
- a CDS encoding glycosyltransferase family 4 protein — protein MRILIYSYNYYPEPIGIAPLMTELAEGLVKRGHQVRVVTAMPNYPERQIYEGYRGKFYVNESKNGVQIQRSFVWIRPQPKLIDRVLLDASFVTTSFWPALFGWRPDVILSTSPSLPVCVPAALLGWLRGCPVVLNLQDILPEAAIHVGLLKNKWLIKIFSVLEKFAYRSATKVSVIADGFVENLLSKGVPQQKIEQIPNWVDVNFIRPLPKENNSFRATHNLKDKFVVLYSGNIALTQGLETVIKAAAMLRDVPEIAFVIVGEAKGLQRLQKYCLDCGADNVLLLPFQPREYLPQMLAAADVGLVVQKKNVISFNMPSKIQVLLASGRAMIASVPKNGTAAKAVRQSGGGIVVPPEDHEALAMATLDLYKHPEKAKTLGYNSRKYATEQYAFEQALNQYENLFYSVTADTQTVESKVVSKQEV, from the coding sequence ATGCGGATTTTAATCTACTCTTACAATTACTATCCAGAACCAATTGGGATTGCCCCACTGATGACGGAATTAGCAGAGGGACTGGTTAAACGCGGACACCAAGTTCGTGTAGTCACTGCCATGCCTAACTATCCTGAGCGGCAAATTTACGAAGGATACCGGGGTAAATTTTACGTCAATGAGTCCAAAAATGGTGTTCAAATCCAACGTAGTTTTGTTTGGATTCGCCCACAACCTAAGCTGATAGATCGAGTGTTACTTGATGCTAGTTTTGTGACGACTAGCTTTTGGCCTGCTCTTTTTGGCTGGCGGCCTGATGTCATCCTGTCAACATCGCCATCACTACCCGTCTGTGTGCCGGCTGCACTGTTAGGATGGCTGCGTGGTTGTCCTGTAGTCTTAAATCTTCAAGACATCTTACCGGAAGCAGCTATCCACGTCGGATTACTAAAAAACAAGTGGCTGATCAAAATCTTTTCCGTCTTAGAAAAATTTGCTTACCGCAGTGCGACTAAAGTTAGCGTGATTGCTGATGGGTTCGTAGAAAATTTACTTTCTAAAGGCGTACCACAACAAAAAATAGAGCAAATACCTAATTGGGTTGATGTAAATTTTATTCGCCCCTTACCTAAAGAAAACAACTCTTTCCGCGCTACACACAACCTCAAAGACAAATTTGTAGTGTTGTATTCAGGGAACATCGCTTTAACGCAAGGCTTAGAAACTGTAATTAAAGCGGCGGCGATGTTACGCGACGTTCCAGAAATAGCCTTTGTGATAGTTGGTGAAGCCAAAGGCTTGCAGAGACTACAAAAGTATTGCTTAGATTGCGGTGCGGATAACGTCTTATTACTACCGTTCCAGCCACGTGAATATCTACCACAGATGTTAGCAGCCGCAGATGTTGGTTTGGTAGTGCAGAAGAAAAACGTGATTTCCTTCAATATGCCATCGAAAATTCAAGTTTTACTGGCTAGTGGCAGAGCAATGATTGCTTCTGTACCCAAAAATGGGACAGCTGCCAAAGCAGTTAGACAAAGTGGCGGCGGTATTGTCGTTCCCCCCGAAGACCATGAAGCTTTAGCAATGGCAACTTTAGACCTATACAAACATCCAGAAAAAGCCAAAACATTGGGTTATAACAGCCGGAAATATGCTACGGAGCAATATGCTTTTGAGCAGGCTTTAAATCAATACGAGAATTTATTCTACTCCGTAACTGCGGACACTCAAACAGTGGAATCAAAAGTAGTTTCTAAGCAAGAAGTCTAA
- a CDS encoding type II toxin-antitoxin system TacA family antitoxin → MDRETMVSRSKMDNLGRNQVINIRVQEQQRDLIDYAASILGKSRSDFMLEVACREAENVICGNTFFALDEEKYQEFLAILDSPPQADKELRKFLSTKSPWD, encoded by the coding sequence ATGGATAGAGAAACAATGGTTTCCCGTTCTAAAATGGATAACCTTGGTCGTAACCAAGTAATTAATATTAGAGTTCAAGAACAACAACGGGATTTAATTGATTATGCCGCATCTATTCTTGGCAAGAGCCGTTCTGACTTTATGTTAGAAGTAGCCTGTCGAGAAGCGGAGAATGTCATTTGTGGCAACACCTTCTTTGCCTTAGACGAAGAAAAATATCAAGAATTCCTGGCGATTTTGGATTCACCACCTCAAGCGGATAAAGAACTTCGTAAATTCTTATCGACTAAATCGCCTTGGGATTAA
- a CDS encoding YcjF family protein, giving the protein MVVKLQRPILVGGLGISFSLWMVQSWHHSIMQVGELSLLSLLAVGGGLWLWKRKFPQEIAEQPSGMITDREAAVSAIAKTETVINQLAQEAENHPALETLKTKLAELPLELDRQDLRLAVTGGKSVGKSTLIQVLQSSNWQETQQKVTLQETAPLLREIEHSDAAILTEVTKSDLVLFLTNGDLTDSEFQALQQLKAVNQPQVLVFNKQDQYLPDERASILQSLKQRMQDNVIAVAASPVVVKVRKHQADGTVQEWMEQPAPDIQQLTQQLNEILVQQSQPLVWTTTTRQAFLLKAEAKNCLNRVRCDRATPIIEQYQWIAAAAAFANPVPALDILATAAINAQMVMDLGNIYQQKFSLEQAQTVAGTMGSLMLKLGLVELSTKAISTVLKSNAVTFVAGGLVQGVSAAYLTRVAGLSLVTYFEQQEIALDSGNSLNLDKLRQTLQNVFQQNQQLAFLQGFVKQGMKRLVPEVVG; this is encoded by the coding sequence ATGGTTGTGAAGTTACAGCGACCAATTTTAGTCGGAGGATTGGGTATATCCTTTTCCTTATGGATGGTGCAAAGTTGGCATCATTCAATTATGCAGGTAGGTGAGCTAAGTTTATTAAGTCTCTTAGCGGTTGGTGGTGGTTTGTGGCTGTGGAAGCGCAAGTTCCCGCAAGAAATTGCCGAACAGCCAAGTGGTATGATTACAGATCGGGAAGCAGCAGTTAGTGCGATCGCTAAAACTGAAACAGTAATTAACCAGTTAGCGCAAGAAGCAGAGAACCATCCAGCTTTAGAGACACTGAAAACAAAGTTAGCCGAACTACCTCTAGAGTTAGACAGACAAGATTTGAGATTAGCTGTCACTGGTGGTAAATCCGTTGGTAAAAGTACCTTAATTCAGGTGCTACAGTCTAGCAATTGGCAAGAAACACAGCAAAAAGTCACATTGCAAGAAACAGCACCTTTATTGCGAGAAATAGAACACTCTGATGCTGCTATTCTCACAGAAGTAACAAAATCAGATTTGGTTCTGTTCTTAACCAACGGTGATTTGACTGATTCAGAATTTCAAGCCTTGCAGCAATTAAAAGCAGTCAATCAGCCACAAGTCTTAGTTTTCAACAAACAAGACCAATATTTGCCAGATGAACGTGCTAGCATCTTGCAGTCATTAAAACAGCGAATGCAAGATAATGTAATCGCTGTTGCAGCTTCTCCCGTGGTTGTAAAAGTGCGGAAACATCAGGCTGATGGTACTGTGCAAGAGTGGATGGAACAGCCAGCACCAGATATACAGCAGTTGACGCAGCAATTAAATGAAATTTTGGTGCAGCAAAGTCAACCGTTGGTGTGGACAACTACCACCAGACAGGCATTTTTGTTGAAAGCTGAGGCGAAAAATTGTTTGAATAGGGTAAGATGCGATCGCGCTACGCCAATTATTGAACAATATCAATGGATAGCTGCGGCTGCTGCTTTTGCTAACCCAGTTCCCGCACTCGATATTTTGGCCACGGCGGCGATTAATGCTCAAATGGTGATGGATTTAGGTAATATCTATCAGCAGAAGTTTTCCCTGGAACAAGCGCAAACTGTAGCGGGAACAATGGGAAGTTTGATGCTGAAATTGGGTTTAGTGGAACTTTCTACTAAAGCTATTAGCACTGTTCTCAAAAGTAATGCTGTCACCTTTGTTGCTGGTGGTTTAGTGCAGGGTGTGAGTGCTGCTTATCTAACTAGAGTAGCTGGTTTGAGTTTAGTTACCTATTTTGAGCAACAGGAAATTGCTTTAGATTCTGGTAATAGTCTGAACTTAGATAAATTGCGTCAAACCTTGCAAAATGTCTTCCAACAAAATCAGCAGTTAGCTTTTCTGCAAGGTTTTGTGAAGCAAGGAATGAAGCGGTTAGTACCAGAAGTTGTGGGATAA
- a CDS encoding GNAT family N-acetyltransferase, producing the protein MIKQTKTINPPQLITNEHNVLDFNSKSEALNQWLKEKALKNEGDTARTYVVTIKNQVIGYYCLATSSVAHVIATSKAKRNAPDPIPCMLIGRLAVDIKWEGRGIGSGLLRDAIFRILKVTEIVGIRCILVHAKDEEAKNFYLKHRFQASPIEPLTLMITIKDIQASLKD; encoded by the coding sequence ATGATTAAACAAACCAAAACTATTAATCCTCCTCAGCTAATTACTAATGAGCATAATGTATTAGATTTTAATTCTAAATCAGAAGCTCTGAATCAATGGCTGAAGGAAAAAGCTTTAAAAAATGAGGGAGACACAGCCAGAACTTATGTAGTTACTATTAAAAATCAAGTAATCGGCTATTACTGTTTAGCAACTTCCTCTGTAGCTCATGTAATAGCTACTAGCAAAGCGAAAAGAAATGCACCAGACCCTATACCTTGTATGCTTATTGGTAGATTAGCTGTAGACATAAAATGGGAAGGTCGAGGCATAGGTTCTGGCTTATTACGAGATGCTATTTTTCGGATTTTAAAAGTAACTGAAATAGTTGGTATTAGATGTATTTTGGTTCATGCTAAAGATGAAGAAGCCAAAAATTTTTATTTAAAACATAGATTTCAAGCATCACCAATAGAACCATTAACCCTAATGATAACTATAAAAGATATTCAAGCCAGTCTTAAAGATTAA
- a CDS encoding Na(+)/H(+) antiporter subunit B, which produces MKWIYIVAGIALYVKILVLPHPDIDSSQISIVELVVKDSGVPNAVSGIIFRNRLYDTIFEVVVFSIAILGVNFLLANESPSCTMYQFKDQPSIVLARLGATITALVGIELAIRGHLSPGGGFAAGVAGGTAIGLIAITSSYPWMQEIYQRWHAATWEKVSVLVFIVLSVITLAGYELPHGELGALFSGGILPILNIIVAIKVALGSWAVVLIFIRYRGLL; this is translated from the coding sequence ATGAAATGGATCTACATCGTAGCGGGGATAGCACTGTACGTCAAAATTCTGGTTCTACCCCATCCTGATATCGATTCGTCACAGATTTCTATTGTCGAATTGGTCGTCAAAGATAGTGGTGTTCCCAATGCAGTCTCAGGGATTATTTTCCGCAATCGCTTATACGACACCATCTTTGAAGTCGTTGTATTTTCGATCGCCATCTTGGGTGTAAACTTTCTTCTGGCCAATGAGAGTCCGTCCTGCACAATGTATCAGTTCAAAGACCAACCATCTATTGTTCTGGCGCGTTTGGGTGCAACAATCACCGCCTTAGTGGGTATTGAACTAGCGATTCGCGGACATCTCAGTCCTGGCGGTGGTTTTGCGGCTGGGGTAGCAGGTGGAACTGCGATCGGACTAATAGCCATAACCTCATCTTACCCCTGGATGCAGGAAATCTACCAACGTTGGCACGCCGCCACCTGGGAGAAGGTTTCGGTATTAGTTTTTATAGTTCTCTCGGTAATTACTCTAGCAGGATACGAGTTACCACATGGAGAATTAGGGGCTTTGTTTAGTGGTGGTATTCTCCCCATATTAAATATCATCGTCGCCATCAAAGTCGCCTTGGGTTCTTGGGCGGTAGTTTTGATTTTTATCCGTTATCGAGGATTGTTGTAA
- a CDS encoding DUF4040 domain-containing protein: MNDSYIYIIIALLPLAGGMLVTQTNPYHALVIRGVLGAVAALVDAILGAADVALTEALMGSMLATTLYAVAVRSSMVMRLGVIQDESIEAQDRDCEKIIDNLRTVVNKHYLRLEIVPYTNTQALQRALIDQEVHATCISTAQSQQNGVGDGEKMQPYHTTTRIQRLYDIMQTELSTPQTILSYVNVSDLQEQHS; this comes from the coding sequence ATGAATGATAGCTATATCTATATAATTATTGCCCTACTGCCCTTAGCTGGTGGGATGTTGGTAACTCAAACTAATCCATACCATGCTTTAGTCATTCGTGGCGTATTGGGTGCAGTCGCCGCCTTAGTAGATGCGATTTTAGGCGCGGCAGATGTGGCTTTAACTGAAGCCTTGATGGGGAGTATGCTAGCAACTACCCTCTATGCAGTGGCGGTACGTTCATCAATGGTGATGCGTCTGGGGGTGATCCAAGATGAGTCAATTGAGGCACAAGATAGAGATTGTGAAAAAATCATCGATAATCTACGTACCGTTGTTAACAAACACTATCTGCGTTTAGAAATCGTTCCTTACACGAATACCCAAGCTTTGCAGAGGGCGTTAATCGATCAAGAAGTTCACGCTACTTGTATTTCTACAGCACAAAGTCAGCAGAACGGCGTAGGAGATGGGGAAAAAATGCAACCCTATCACACAACAACCAGAATCCAACGCCTTTATGACATCATGCAAACCGAACTTTCTACACCACAAACAATCCTGTCCTATGTAAACGTTTCAGACTTACAGGAGCAGCATTCATGA
- a CDS encoding Na+/H+ antiporter subunit E, with product MIGHFILRMVIWLLLTANVSLTNILIGVAIALLLPRGYTSPEKLKDWLQVLVKTIVAIPVAYIEAFEIMFRPHKQEDMILERVKPKRSPNLIFLDIFIITFTPKTIVVNYREDAWYEVHQIQRRKKKP from the coding sequence ATGATTGGGCATTTCATCTTACGAATGGTAATTTGGCTTCTACTCACCGCTAATGTGAGTTTGACAAATATTCTCATCGGTGTAGCCATTGCCCTGTTACTACCACGCGGTTACACATCTCCTGAAAAATTGAAAGATTGGCTACAGGTATTAGTTAAAACCATTGTGGCGATTCCAGTGGCTTATATTGAAGCCTTTGAAATCATGTTCCGTCCCCATAAACAGGAAGATATGATTCTGGAACGAGTCAAGCCCAAGCGATCGCCGAATCTCATCTTTTTGGATATCTTCATCATTACCTTTACACCCAAAACCATTGTCGTGAATTACCGCGAAGATGCTTGGTACGAAGTCCACCAGATTCAACGGAGGAAGAAAAAACCATGA
- a CDS encoding cation:proton antiporter subunit C, producing MLEAFIFATILCGFFGIILKKNLLMKIISMDVMSTGVIAYYVLIASRDGLFSPIVGKVANAAYSDPVPQAVILTAIVIGFSIQALMLVGVMKLARDNPTLETNEIEKNNTP from the coding sequence GTGTTAGAAGCTTTTATATTCGCCACAATATTATGCGGATTTTTCGGCATCATTCTTAAAAAGAACCTGTTGATGAAGATTATCTCAATGGATGTCATGAGTACCGGGGTTATCGCCTATTACGTGCTGATTGCATCACGAGATGGTTTGTTTTCCCCGATTGTTGGCAAAGTTGCAAATGCTGCGTACTCTGATCCAGTTCCCCAGGCGGTGATTTTGACAGCGATCGTCATTGGCTTTTCAATTCAAGCATTAATGCTGGTCGGTGTTATGAAGCTGGCGCGGGATAATCCCACATTGGAAACCAACGAGATTGAGAAGAATAATACGCCATGA
- a CDS encoding monovalent cation/H(+) antiporter subunit G, translated as MINILSYTCIFIGLIFWFWGTTHLISDRSVLYKLHGLSVADTLGSMLMIVGLLLKIPSEWPLLILGIISLAVWNTMLGYVLAHCSYEEGEHE; from the coding sequence ATGATCAACATTCTTAGTTATACCTGTATATTCATCGGTCTGATTTTCTGGTTTTGGGGAACTACTCATCTAATTAGCGATCGCTCAGTCTTATACAAACTGCATGGTCTTTCCGTCGCTGACACTCTCGGCTCAATGCTGATGATCGTGGGATTGCTGCTGAAGATACCCAGTGAATGGCCGTTGCTCATCCTTGGCATTATCTCCTTAGCAGTCTGGAATACCATGTTGGGTTACGTATTGGCGCACTGTTCCTATGAAGAGGGTGAACATGAATGA
- a CDS encoding group I intron-associated PD-(D/E)XK endonuclease, giving the protein MDTKLRGDIAEQAAVLNALKRGWGVLRPIGDRLAYDLVFDIEGILIKIQVKYAWLHEASGNYVVDNRRTKTNRRLMLRAAYQPSDFDFALAYIEPLDIFYVFPVDVFIGYGSEIHLVETEKRQRKPRSAKYREAWELILQAVDKESFVFSPVQFGEAGF; this is encoded by the coding sequence ATGGACACAAAACTGAGGGGAGACATAGCAGAACAAGCTGCTGTTCTTAATGCCTTAAAGCGTGGCTGGGGTGTCTTAAGACCAATTGGAGATCGGTTAGCATACGATTTGGTATTTGATATAGAGGGAATTCTAATTAAAATCCAAGTAAAATATGCTTGGTTGCATGAGGCATCTGGTAATTATGTTGTAGACAATCGCCGCACTAAAACAAATCGCCGACTCATGCTGAGAGCAGCATATCAGCCATCAGACTTTGATTTTGCCCTAGCCTACATAGAACCACTTGATATATTTTATGTCTTCCCGGTAGATGTGTTTATCGGATATGGTAGCGAAATACACCTTGTTGAAACTGAAAAACGACAGCGTAAACCTCGTTCAGCAAAATATCGTGAGGCTTGGGAGTTAATCTTACAGGCTGTAGATAAAGAAAGTTTTGTCTTTTCACCTGTACAATTCGGTGAAGCAGGGTTTTGA
- a CDS encoding asparaginase, with protein sequence MTMGKRTQAAALEVRLLREGIIESRHIVQAVVCDERGRVLTVAGNAETATFVRSALKPFQALAVTTTGTLERYELSDRDLAIITSSHKASIEQVRQVFNILWRADLDPSALQCPIPKDKRSPLEYNCSGKHAGMLAVCQQRHWPLNNYLERKHPIQQLIVGKVAELLRMPAEEFISAHDDCGAPTYLMQLGQIASLYALLASSTNLDMERIIRAMTHHPSMVAGDGEFDTELMRLTPGELVSKSGAEGVQCIGRLGEGMGLAIKVMDGSKRAKYAVAIHLLQQMGWITPSAAESLAEKFMNPGKYTRLEVVGELSFL encoded by the coding sequence ATGACAATGGGAAAACGAACTCAAGCAGCAGCACTGGAAGTCCGGTTGTTGCGGGAAGGTATTATTGAATCGAGGCATATAGTCCAGGCGGTTGTATGCGACGAACGGGGACGAGTGCTAACTGTTGCTGGCAATGCAGAAACAGCTACCTTTGTCCGTTCAGCACTAAAACCATTTCAAGCACTGGCTGTCACCACTACAGGCACACTGGAACGTTATGAGTTAAGCGATCGCGACTTGGCTATCATTACCAGTTCTCATAAGGCAAGTATCGAACAAGTACGACAGGTATTTAACATCCTGTGGCGAGCCGATCTTGACCCCTCTGCCCTCCAGTGTCCCATCCCCAAAGACAAGCGCAGTCCTCTAGAATATAACTGTTCTGGTAAACACGCTGGGATGTTGGCTGTTTGTCAACAACGTCACTGGCCTTTGAATAATTACTTGGAACGCAAGCACCCAATCCAGCAATTAATTGTCGGTAAGGTCGCTGAATTGCTGCGGATGCCCGCCGAAGAATTTATCAGCGCACATGACGATTGCGGCGCACCCACCTATCTAATGCAACTAGGTCAAATAGCTTCCTTATATGCGTTGTTAGCCTCTAGCACTAACTTAGATATGGAGCGTATTATCCGCGCTATGACCCACCATCCATCAATGGTGGCAGGTGATGGCGAATTTGATACAGAACTGATGCGTCTCACCCCAGGAGAACTGGTAAGTAAATCTGGCGCAGAAGGAGTTCAGTGTATTGGCAGACTCGGTGAAGGCATGGGATTGGCAATTAAAGTTATGGATGGTTCTAAACGAGCCAAATATGCCGTCGCGATTCACTTGCTGCAACAGATGGGCTGGATTACTCCCAGCGCGGCCGAAAGCTTGGCAGAAAAGTTTATGAACCCAGGCAAATACACGCGTCTAGAGGTTGTTGGAGAATTATCGTTTTTATAG
- the rsfS gene encoding ribosome silencing factor: MSDYFQGNLPLQSVSATKSAVKSSVGENDESGKLALTIADAASDRKAGDILVLKVGEVSYLADYFVMITGYSKVQVRAIAQAIEAEVESECHRRPLRTEGKAEGSWVLQDYGDVIVHIMMPKEREFYNLEAFWIHAERISLPNSQEGGDSPL, encoded by the coding sequence ATGTCTGATTATTTCCAAGGAAATTTACCATTACAATCCGTCTCTGCCACTAAGAGTGCAGTCAAAAGTTCAGTAGGTGAAAATGATGAGAGTGGAAAGCTTGCTCTCACGATCGCCGATGCTGCATCAGATCGCAAAGCTGGTGACATTTTAGTGCTGAAGGTAGGAGAGGTCTCGTACCTAGCAGATTATTTTGTGATGATAACTGGCTATTCTAAAGTGCAAGTGAGGGCGATCGCTCAAGCAATTGAAGCAGAAGTCGAAAGTGAGTGTCACCGCCGTCCTTTGCGGACAGAAGGTAAAGCTGAAGGTAGCTGGGTATTACAAGATTACGGCGACGTAATTGTACATATTATGATGCCAAAGGAACGGGAATTTTATAATTTAGAAGCATTCTGGATTCATGCAGAACGTATTTCCCTTCCCAACTCGCAAGAAGGTGGTGATAGTCCCCTATGA
- a CDS encoding CGLD27 family protein — translation MMNSSLANCPVPTEQQPLNEYEELKTSWLFRDCTLNEQQYIKKLVWIWALSWLIAGPVAAASFPPTKQLAHFLLCGAAGASVGVILGLVRLYLGWLYVRDRLHSTTVFYEESGWYDGQTWLKPQEVLNRDRLIVTYEIKPILQRLQFTFAGLAGMFLTGSIVWHLF, via the coding sequence ATGATGAATTCCTCACTGGCAAATTGCCCAGTACCTACAGAACAACAGCCGCTAAATGAGTACGAAGAGCTAAAAACCTCTTGGCTATTTCGTGACTGCACCTTAAATGAGCAGCAGTATATCAAAAAACTGGTTTGGATTTGGGCTTTATCATGGTTGATAGCTGGGCCAGTAGCCGCAGCTAGCTTTCCCCCAACCAAACAGCTAGCTCATTTTCTGCTGTGTGGTGCAGCTGGGGCCAGTGTGGGGGTAATTTTGGGATTAGTACGTTTGTATCTAGGCTGGCTATATGTACGCGATCGCCTACACAGTACGACTGTATTCTATGAAGAATCAGGTTGGTACGACGGTCAAACTTGGCTCAAGCCACAGGAAGTTCTGAACCGCGATCGCTTGATTGTCACCTATGAAATCAAACCTATTCTCCAACGGTTACAATTTACCTTTGCTGGCTTGGCGGGAATGTTTCTTACTGGTAGTATAGTTTGGCATTTGTTTTAA